The following proteins are encoded in a genomic region of Glycine max cultivar Williams 82 chromosome 18, Glycine_max_v4.0, whole genome shotgun sequence:
- the LOC100818560 gene encoding OBERON-like protein: protein MEMEMEMEMEENNGLLNLQAVAPEMSGEGFPYAPENWPEEGDIWGWRTGRRIVANRSRFQDRYLYLPNRLIRALKEEKEKENPGSGADSGPSSSSIRRQQHIFASKLAVERYIKTHFPDADIDAFFASFSWKIPALRSNGNAVPVAAVPLQQIAQEAYDSDSEGVVKCKARNKKCTSLVLEEIEKYSPAMPCDICCSEPGFCRDCCCILCCKTVSSAYGGYNYIKCQVNVGGGICGHVAHMECALRCLLAGKVGGSIGLDAQYHCRRCDGRTDMISHVNNLIQTCRAADLDAEIRKKILNLGACLLRGSQKPVAKELLCRIELAISKLKCGTNLEDIWKEDYSFVAHSADNGNDVMEVMVYDDPFEVRTGLESYDFLPRSLKLESEVDQVLQALRKSQELEYKVAEETLQDQKTYLKRLYQQLDREKYELACQNSSTSDVSSSAVRERKKQIRREVAKFEIMKKVANGFGRTSNDIVKEHFGLKVID from the exons ATGGAGATGGAGATGGAGATGGAGATGGAGGAGAATAATGGATTATTGAATTTACAGGCAGTGGCACCGGAAATGTCCGGCGAGGGATTTCCATATGCGCCGGAAAATTGGCCGGAAGAGGGTGACATTTGGGGATGGAGAACTGGGCGGAGAATTGTCGCAAATCGTTCCCGCTTTCAGGATCGGTATCTGTATCTGCCAAATCGACTAATCCGTGCCTTGAaagaggagaaggagaaggagaaccCAGGGTCAGGGGCTGACTCAGGCCCAAGTTCAAGCTCAATCCGAAGGCAACAGCACATCTTTGCTAGCAAGCTTGCTGTTGAACGCTACATCAAGACACATTTTCCTGATGCGGATATTGATGCCTTTTTTGCTTCCTTCTCCTGGAAGATTCCCGCTCTACGATCCAATG GCAATGCAGTTCCTGTAGCTGCTGTACCTCTTCAACAGATAGCACAAGAAGCATATGACTCCGACTCTGAGGGCGTTGTCAAGTGTAAAGCAAGAAATAAGAAGTGCACAAGTCTGGTGttagaagaaatagaaaaatattcacCGGCCATGCCTTGTGATATCTGCTGTTCTGAACCTGGGTTTTGCCGTGATTGTTGTTGCATTCTTTGTTGCAAAACTGTTTCTTCAGCTTATGGTGGCTATAATTATATCAAGTGCCAAGTGAACGTAGGTGGGGGCATCTGTGGCCATGTTGCTCATATGGAATGTGCTCTTCGATGTCTATTGGCTGGCAAAGTTGGAGGAAGTATTGGGCTAGATGCCCAGTACCACTGCCGACGCTGTGATGGGAGGACTGATATGATTTCGCATGTTAATAATCTTATACAAACATGTAGAGCTGCTGATTTGGATGCTGAAATTCGGAAGAAGATTTTGAATCTTGGTGCTTGTCTCTTGCGTGGTTCACAGAAACCTGTTGCAAAGGAGCTGCTGTGTCGTATTGAATTGGCCATCTCAAAG CTTAAATGTGGAACTAATCTTGAAGATATCTGGAAGGAGGATTACAGTTTTGTAGCTCATTCTGCAG ATAACGGCAATGATGTGATGGAAGTTATGGTCTATGATGACCCTTTTGAAGTTAGGACAGGGTTGGAATCTTATGATTTTCTACCTCGTTCATTAAAACTTGAGTCTGAAGTTGATCAGGTTCTCCAGGCTCTTAGAAAGTCACAGGAGCTTGAATATAAGGTGGCAGAAGAAACACTTCAAGACCAAAAGACTTACTTAAAAAGATTGTATCAGCAACTGGACCGTGAGAAGTATGAATTGGCTTGTCAAAACTCATCTACCTCAGATGTCTCGTCTAGTGCtgtaagagaaagaaagaaacagatAAGACGGGAGGTGGCAAAATTTGAAATCATGAAAAAAGTTGCCAATGGTTTTGGCAGGACATCCAATGATATTGTAAAGGAACACTTTGGCTTGAAAGTGATAGACTGA